The proteins below come from a single Podarcis muralis chromosome 8, rPodMur119.hap1.1, whole genome shotgun sequence genomic window:
- the DSCC1 gene encoding sister chromatid cohesion protein DCC1 — protein sequence MRSREEVDATLHVAKLDPAELLPAAQCLSFSAQAADAGECRLLQLEPELCAELEAGRSLVIRGDRDEHAVLCSKDKTYDMKIADTSNTLLFIPGCETPEQLGINKTASNILYTQIAGFSNNYWELRRCRPKLKKLKKLMMENPYEGPDGENERSSTKSKYTTEELLDQVQASEEEIMDQLKVLKACQIEGCWRILDFDYEMKLLNHVTQLIYTESWPFSKVPLSICLQELGPLEPKEMIEHILVSYGKRYIDEGETYFEMNEEKICRATAQMLLQNAVKFSLTEFQEVWQQSVPEGMTTRQDQLKGLVLVDKSSRPETISLLNVEDLPEDNQERFNSLFAIREKWTEADIAPYIQDLCSEKQTIGTLLTKYARSSVQNGLKVYNSRRPVS from the exons ATGAGGAGCCGCGAGGAAGTAGACGCCACCTTGCACGTCGCCAAGTTGGACCCGGCGGAGCTGCTCCCCGCGGCGCAGTGCCTCAGCTTCAGCGCCCAGGCGGCGGACGCCGGGGAGTGCCGCCTCTTGCAGTTGGAGCCGGAGCTTTGCGCCGAGTTGGAAGCGGGGCGGAG cctGGTGATCCGTGGAGACCGCGATGAACATGCTGTGTTATGCAGTAAAGATAAAACCTATGACATGAAAATAGCAGATACCTCTAATACATTGCTTTTCATACCTGGCTGTGAAACTCCAGAGCAGCTTGGTATAAACAAGACAGCTTCTAATATACTTTACACTCAG ATTGCAGGCTTCTCCAATAATTACTGGGAACTAAGAAGATGCCGACCTAAGTTAAAGAAACTCAAGAAACTTATGATGGAAAATCCTTATGAAGGACCAGACGGTGAAAACGAGAGAAGTTCGACTAAATCAAAG TACACAACAGAAGAGTTACTAGATCAAGTCCAAGCAAGTGAGGAAGAAATAATGGATCAACTGAAGGTTCTAAAAGCATGCCAAATTGAAG GTTGTTGGCGGATTCTAGACTTTGATTATGAGATGAAATTGTTGAATCATGTGACACAATTGATATATACCGAGTCCTGGCCATTCAGCAAGGTCCCTTTAAGCATATGTCTTCAAGAACTCGGACCTTTAGAGCCCAA GGAAATGATAGAACACATTCTTGTGAGTTATGGAAAGAGATACATTGATGAAG GCGAGACTTACTTTGAAATGAATGAAGAGAAGATATGCAGAGCAACAGCACAGATGCTCTTACAAAACGCAGTCAAATTCAGTCTCACAGAATTCCAAGAAGTATGGCAGCAGAGCGTCCCTGAAGGAATGACGACTAGACAGGACCAGTTAAAG GGGTTGGTGCTTGTGGACAAATCCTCCAGACCAGAAACCATTTCCTTGCTAAATGTTGAAGACTTACCAGAAGATAACCAGGAAAGATTTAACAGTTTATTCGCTATTAGGGAGAAATGGACAGAAGCTGATATAGCTCCATATATACA ggacttaTGTTCAGAGAAGCAAACGATTGGTACGTTGCTGACAAAATATGCTCGTTCTTCAGTGCAGAATGGACTTAAAGTTTATAATTCTAGAAGACCCGTTTCATAA